The Mesorhizobium sp. M1D.F.Ca.ET.043.01.1.1 genome contains a region encoding:
- a CDS encoding sugar ABC transporter permease, whose product MSTVAETTAKLTPEHDARPGATVRSRLQDLLPKIVLAPSFAATIVFVYGFILWTIYLSFTNSKTFPSYAITGARAYQRLWRWTFESDPPSSWYTSITNMGIFGFLYILICLALGLFLAILLDQKIRGEGVLRPIYLYPMALSFIVTGVAWKWFLDPGLGLEQTLHQWGWTSFHFDWIKNKDFVIYTVVIAGVWQASGFIMAMFLAGLRGIDGEIMKAAQIDGATTFQLYRRIVIPLLRPVFLSAFIVLAHLAIKSYDLVVALTSGGPGGSAWLPSNFMYEFTFKRNEMAVGSASAVIMLMTLTAIIVPYLYSELREKPR is encoded by the coding sequence ATGAGCACAGTTGCCGAAACCACCGCGAAGCTGACGCCGGAGCACGACGCCCGCCCCGGCGCGACTGTCCGCTCGCGATTGCAGGATCTTTTGCCGAAGATCGTTCTGGCGCCGAGCTTCGCGGCGACGATTGTCTTCGTCTACGGCTTCATCCTGTGGACGATCTATCTGTCGTTCACCAACTCCAAGACCTTCCCGTCCTATGCCATCACCGGCGCCCGCGCCTATCAGCGGCTGTGGCGCTGGACCTTCGAGAGCGACCCGCCGTCGAGCTGGTACACCTCGATCACCAACATGGGCATTTTCGGCTTCCTCTATATCCTGATCTGCCTGGCGCTCGGCCTGTTCCTGGCCATCCTGCTCGACCAGAAGATCCGCGGCGAAGGCGTGCTCAGGCCGATCTACCTCTATCCGATGGCGCTTTCCTTCATTGTCACCGGCGTCGCCTGGAAGTGGTTCCTCGATCCCGGCCTCGGCCTCGAGCAGACGCTGCACCAATGGGGCTGGACGAGCTTCCATTTCGACTGGATCAAGAACAAGGATTTCGTCATCTACACCGTGGTGATCGCCGGCGTCTGGCAGGCCTCCGGCTTCATCATGGCGATGTTCCTGGCCGGCCTGCGCGGCATCGACGGCGAGATCATGAAGGCCGCGCAGATCGACGGCGCGACAACCTTCCAGCTCTACCGCCGTATCGTCATTCCGCTCTTGCGGCCGGTATTCCTCTCGGCCTTCATCGTGCTCGCGCACCTCGCCATCAAGTCCTACGACCTGGTCGTGGCGCTGACCAGCGGCGGGCCGGGCGGCTCGGCCTGGCTGCCGTCCAACTTCATGTATGAGTTCACTTTCAAGCGCAACGAAATGGCGGTCGGCTCCGCCAGCGCGGTGATCATGCTGATGACGCTGACCGCGATCATCGTGCCTTACCTCTATTCCGAGCTCAGGGAGAAGCCGCGATGA
- a CDS encoding 3-ketoacyl-ACP reductase, whose product MTRPAAIVTGGARGIGLACAEALADAGFDILVGDLAEKPAKGLAQNIAARGAKFAYARCDIADLAGHSKLVDATINAFGRIDCLVNNAGVGAVVRGDLLELKPENFDRALNINLRGTVFLSQTVAKAMLATPAASARSIITVTSVSATMASPERADYCISKAGLSMWVKNLALRLAPESIGVFEVRPGIIRTDMTAGVSAKYDALIDGGLVPAKRWGEAADIGAVVAALASGKFGFSTGSVIDVDGALSVPRL is encoded by the coding sequence ATGACCCGCCCGGCGGCCATCGTCACCGGCGGCGCGCGGGGCATCGGACTGGCCTGCGCCGAGGCGCTGGCCGATGCCGGCTTCGATATCCTCGTCGGCGACCTTGCCGAGAAGCCCGCCAAGGGCCTTGCTCAGAACATCGCGGCGCGTGGTGCGAAATTCGCCTATGCCCGCTGCGATATCGCCGATCTTGCTGGCCATTCGAAACTTGTCGATGCGACAATCAACGCCTTCGGCCGCATCGACTGCCTGGTCAACAATGCCGGCGTCGGCGCCGTGGTGCGAGGCGATCTTCTGGAGTTGAAACCGGAGAACTTCGATCGCGCGCTGAATATCAACCTGCGCGGCACGGTGTTCCTCAGCCAGACCGTCGCCAAGGCGATGCTTGCAACACCCGCCGCTTCGGCCAGATCGATCATCACCGTCACCTCGGTCAGCGCGACGATGGCCTCGCCGGAGCGCGCCGACTATTGCATCTCCAAGGCCGGCCTTTCGATGTGGGTGAAGAATCTGGCGCTGCGGCTCGCTCCCGAAAGCATCGGCGTGTTCGAGGTGCGGCCGGGCATCATCCGCACCGACATGACGGCAGGCGTTTCCGCCAAATATGACGCGCTGATCGATGGCGGGCTGGTGCCGGCCAAACGTTGGGGCGAAGCCGCCGATATCGGCGCGGTGGTGGCGGCGCTGGCCTCCGGCAAGTTCGGCTTTTCGACCGGATCGGTCATCGATGTCGACGGCGCGCTTTCGGTGCCCCGCTTGTGA
- a CDS encoding Dabb family protein, whose amino-acid sequence MIRHCVFVRFRDDVPAAERAAIHADLEALRSLIDGMGKVHFSANVSPEPFARGLTHGFTIDFRDAAARDAYLVHEAHQRAGARLVAALEGGTDGLVVVDLDIRG is encoded by the coding sequence ATGATCCGCCACTGCGTCTTTGTCCGCTTCCGCGACGATGTCCCCGCCGCCGAGCGCGCGGCAATCCACGCCGATCTCGAAGCGCTGCGTTCGCTCATCGACGGCATGGGCAAGGTTCATTTCAGCGCCAATGTCAGCCCCGAGCCCTTCGCGCGCGGGCTCACGCATGGCTTCACCATCGATTTCCGCGATGCCGCCGCGCGTGACGCCTATCTGGTGCATGAAGCGCATCAGCGCGCCGGCGCCCGCCTGGTTGCCGCGCTCGAAGGTGGCACTGACGGGCTCGTGGTGGTCGATTTGGATATTCGCGGCTGA
- a CDS encoding GMC family oxidoreductase has translation MANPDIVIIGSGIGGATIASGLAGGGASILILERGEPLPATPHARSTRSIFVDEHYRPKEMWREAGGPAFNPGNYYYVGGNSKFFGAVLIRYRNEDFSELEHYGGVSPAWPFSYDEFEPWYSKAEQLFRVRGSLGEDPTEPYHSIPYAFKPVPDEPPIARARAELKSLGLHPASLPLGVDIEAWLKDGKTGWDAFPNTGLGKVDAQTGPLTAALSDANIKLQTGAHVDWLEASPDGRSIAAIHYTQNGEQKTLSPKLVILSAGAVNSAVILLRSPSACNGKAGGKGLANSSDQVGRNFMNHNSSAMLAIDPRRRNDAVYQKTLMLNDYYLSDGNGGKPLGNVQLLGKIDGNMLRANVKLAPKFALDFMAGHAVDWYLMCEDLPDPESRIMLDGKEIVMQWRRSNMQSLEDLTKVMRENFRACGYPIVLSRPFDKRTPSHQCGTVRMGNDPATSPLDPFCRAYDHRNLLVVDAGFLPTSAAVNPALSIAAQALRVADHIRKTEFAS, from the coding sequence ATGGCAAATCCGGATATCGTCATCATCGGCTCCGGCATCGGCGGCGCCACGATCGCCTCCGGCTTGGCCGGCGGCGGCGCCTCGATCCTGATCCTGGAGCGCGGCGAGCCGCTGCCCGCGACGCCGCATGCGCGCTCGACGCGGTCGATCTTCGTCGACGAGCATTACCGGCCGAAGGAGATGTGGCGCGAGGCCGGCGGTCCGGCCTTCAACCCTGGCAACTACTACTATGTCGGGGGCAATTCGAAGTTCTTCGGCGCGGTGCTGATCCGCTACCGCAACGAGGATTTCTCCGAGCTCGAACACTACGGCGGCGTCTCGCCGGCCTGGCCGTTTTCCTATGACGAGTTCGAGCCCTGGTATTCGAAGGCCGAGCAGCTTTTTCGCGTGCGCGGCAGCCTCGGCGAAGACCCGACGGAGCCGTACCACTCGATCCCCTACGCGTTCAAGCCGGTGCCCGACGAGCCGCCGATCGCTCGCGCCCGTGCCGAATTGAAGAGCCTCGGCCTGCATCCGGCGTCGCTGCCGCTAGGCGTCGACATCGAAGCCTGGCTGAAGGATGGCAAGACAGGTTGGGATGCTTTCCCGAATACCGGCCTGGGCAAGGTCGACGCCCAGACCGGGCCGCTGACTGCGGCGCTCAGCGATGCGAACATCAAGCTTCAGACGGGCGCGCATGTCGACTGGCTCGAGGCCTCGCCGGACGGAAGATCGATCGCCGCCATTCACTACACCCAGAACGGCGAGCAAAAGACGCTGTCGCCGAAGCTGGTCATCCTTTCGGCCGGCGCGGTCAACTCCGCCGTCATCCTGCTGCGCTCGCCTTCTGCCTGCAATGGCAAGGCAGGCGGCAAGGGCCTCGCCAACAGCTCCGACCAGGTCGGCCGCAATTTCATGAACCACAATTCGAGCGCGATGCTGGCGATCGATCCGCGCCGCCGCAACGACGCCGTCTACCAGAAGACGCTGATGCTCAACGACTACTATCTGTCGGACGGCAACGGCGGCAAGCCGCTCGGGAACGTGCAGCTGCTCGGCAAGATCGACGGCAACATGCTGAGGGCCAATGTGAAGCTGGCGCCGAAATTCGCGCTCGACTTCATGGCCGGCCACGCCGTCGACTGGTACCTGATGTGCGAGGACCTGCCCGACCCCGAAAGCCGTATCATGCTCGACGGCAAGGAGATCGTCATGCAGTGGCGGCGCTCCAACATGCAGTCGCTGGAAGACCTGACCAAGGTGATGCGCGAGAACTTCCGCGCCTGCGGCTATCCGATCGTGCTGTCACGCCCGTTCGACAAGCGCACGCCCTCGCACCAGTGCGGCACCGTGAGGATGGGCAACGATCCGGCAACCTCGCCGCTCGATCCGTTCTGCCGCGCCTACGACCACCGGAACCTGCTCGTTGTCGATGCCGGCTTCCTGCCGACGTCGGCCGCGGTCAACCCGGCGCTGTCGATCGCGGCGCAGGCGCTGCGCGTCGCCGACCACATCCGCAAGACGGAGTTCGCGTCATGA
- a CDS encoding carbohydrate ABC transporter permease, with amino-acid sequence MSAITSPARQASSGVSARTINRIVIYGLLALFALFYLMPLFVMLVTSFKTMDEIQNGNMLALPQAPTIAPWFKAWGETCVGLTCAGIKGYFWNSIKMVVPAVLISTLLGALNGYVLTKWRFRGHTLVFAMMLFACFIPFQSVLLPMATILGSIGRFGVTLQNATGFNFGLGNSTVNLVFVHVVYGLGFTTLFFRNYYEAFPTELVKAAQVDGASFFQIFRRIMLPNSMPIFVVTVIYQFTNIWNDFLFASAYAGTGDVMPMTVALNNVVNTSTGVVEYNVNMAAAMIAALPTLIVYVVAGRYFVRGLMAGAVKG; translated from the coding sequence ATGAGCGCCATCACCTCACCGGCCCGCCAGGCCTCGAGCGGCGTCAGCGCCAGGACGATCAACCGCATCGTCATCTACGGGCTGCTGGCGCTGTTCGCGCTGTTCTACCTGATGCCGCTCTTCGTCATGCTGGTCACCTCGTTCAAGACCATGGACGAGATCCAGAACGGCAACATGCTGGCGCTGCCGCAGGCGCCGACCATCGCGCCGTGGTTCAAGGCCTGGGGCGAAACCTGCGTCGGCCTCACCTGCGCCGGCATCAAGGGCTACTTCTGGAACTCCATCAAGATGGTGGTCCCGGCGGTGCTGATCTCCACGCTGCTCGGCGCGCTCAACGGCTACGTGCTGACCAAATGGCGCTTCCGCGGCCACACGCTGGTCTTCGCCATGATGCTGTTTGCCTGCTTCATCCCGTTCCAGTCGGTGCTGTTGCCGATGGCGACGATCCTCGGCAGCATCGGCCGCTTCGGCGTCACGCTTCAGAACGCGACCGGGTTCAACTTCGGCCTCGGCAACTCGACGGTGAACCTCGTCTTCGTCCACGTGGTCTACGGCCTCGGCTTCACCACGCTGTTCTTCCGCAACTACTACGAGGCCTTCCCGACCGAACTGGTGAAGGCGGCGCAGGTCGACGGCGCCTCCTTCTTCCAGATCTTCCGCCGCATCATGCTGCCGAACTCGATGCCGATCTTCGTCGTCACCGTCATCTACCAGTTCACCAACATTTGGAACGACTTCCTGTTCGCTTCCGCCTATGCCGGCACCGGCGACGTAATGCCGATGACGGTGGCGCTGAATAATGTCGTCAACACCTCGACCGGTGTCGTCGAATACAACGTCAACATGGCCGCGGCGATGATCGCCGCGCTCCCCACCCTGATCGTCTACGTCGTCGCCGGCCGCTATTTCGTGCGCGGGCTGATGGCGGGCGCGGTCAAGGGCTGA
- a CDS encoding endonuclease/exonuclease/phosphatase family protein, which translates to MKLVSYNIQYGFGSDGRYDVARAARLVDGADVIALQEVERHWQRSNGDDQPEMLSRLLPDYYWVYGPAFDMDASEKRDGRVVNRRRQFGTMVLSKLPIVWSRLHTLPLRRTLRPLNTRNAALECMIRTPAGPVRVFSLHLAHVAAEERLEQIDYLLAEHRRAASDGGPWSGADDEPQRNWSNGEPEPESPLAAIWLGDFNMEPGSAEYRRIVGSAPYHRGAAYIDGFVDAAAVASEPGPDFHTHEKIIEGRLAKRRLDHCFVGGALAGRVRSVSADIGAVASDHFPLRVDIDLETPAIASGLAGR; encoded by the coding sequence ATGAAGCTGGTCAGCTACAACATCCAGTACGGGTTCGGCAGCGACGGCCGCTATGACGTGGCGCGCGCGGCGCGCCTTGTCGATGGCGCCGACGTCATCGCCCTGCAGGAAGTCGAGCGGCACTGGCAGCGCAGCAATGGCGACGACCAGCCGGAGATGCTGTCGCGGCTGCTGCCTGATTATTACTGGGTCTATGGTCCGGCCTTCGATATGGACGCCAGCGAAAAGCGCGACGGCCGGGTCGTCAATCGCCGGCGGCAGTTCGGCACCATGGTGCTTTCGAAGCTGCCGATCGTCTGGTCGCGGCTGCACACGCTGCCGCTGCGGCGCACGCTGAGGCCGCTCAACACGCGCAACGCGGCGCTCGAGTGCATGATCCGCACGCCGGCGGGGCCGGTGCGGGTTTTCTCGCTGCATCTCGCCCATGTCGCGGCCGAGGAGCGGCTGGAGCAGATCGACTATCTGCTTGCCGAGCATCGCCGCGCGGCATCCGACGGCGGCCCCTGGAGTGGCGCCGACGACGAGCCGCAGCGCAACTGGAGCAACGGCGAGCCGGAGCCCGAAAGCCCGCTGGCGGCGATCTGGCTCGGCGATTTCAACATGGAGCCGGGCAGCGCCGAATACCGGCGCATTGTGGGCAGCGCGCCCTACCATCGGGGCGCCGCCTATATCGACGGATTCGTCGATGCCGCGGCCGTCGCCAGCGAGCCCGGGCCGGATTTCCATACGCATGAAAAGATCATCGAGGGCAGGCTGGCAAAACGACGGCTCGATCACTGCTTCGTCGGCGGCGCGCTGGCCGGACGGGTGCGTTCGGTGAGCGCCGACATCGGCGCGGTGGCTTCCGACCATTTCCCGTTGAGGGTCGATATCGATCTGGAAACGCCTGCTATCGCTTCAGGCCTGGCCGGCAGGTGA
- a CDS encoding EamA family transporter: MTLFVFLAVLSAAAMHAIWNALVKVHLDRFLSITLMTVGMGFAALLVLPFVEVPKAEVWPFILASVFFHMGYRTFLIGAYKAGDFAQTYPLARGTAPLLSALGGIVLVGEMPPPLAIFGIVLLSAGTLVMSFRGDVHLERFNLRAVGFALGTSVFIASYTLSDGSGARLAVNATSYAAWLFVCDATWALVLCIAFRGPQSLPVLARDWKAGLFTGVLSGAAYWIVMWAMTKAPIASVASLRETSILFAMLISVLALGEKMTAWRATAALGIVAGVVALRLG, from the coding sequence ATGACGCTCTTCGTCTTCCTCGCAGTGCTCTCGGCGGCTGCCATGCATGCGATCTGGAACGCGCTGGTCAAGGTGCATCTCGACCGCTTCCTGTCGATCACGCTGATGACGGTAGGCATGGGGTTCGCGGCGCTGCTGGTGCTGCCCTTCGTCGAGGTGCCGAAGGCCGAGGTCTGGCCGTTCATCCTCGCGTCGGTCTTCTTTCACATGGGCTATCGTACGTTCCTGATCGGCGCCTACAAGGCCGGCGATTTCGCCCAGACCTACCCGCTGGCGCGCGGCACGGCGCCGCTGCTGTCGGCGCTCGGCGGTATCGTTCTGGTTGGAGAGATGCCGCCACCGCTCGCCATCTTCGGCATCGTGCTTTTGTCGGCCGGCACGCTGGTCATGTCATTTCGCGGCGACGTGCATCTCGAACGGTTCAATCTTCGCGCGGTCGGCTTTGCCCTCGGCACTTCGGTCTTCATCGCCAGCTATACGCTCTCCGACGGCAGCGGCGCGCGGCTGGCCGTCAACGCAACCAGTTATGCCGCCTGGCTGTTCGTCTGCGATGCGACGTGGGCGCTGGTGCTGTGCATCGCCTTTCGCGGACCACAGTCGCTGCCCGTGCTGGCGCGCGACTGGAAGGCAGGGCTGTTCACCGGCGTGCTCAGCGGCGCCGCCTACTGGATCGTGATGTGGGCGATGACCAAGGCGCCGATCGCGTCGGTCGCGTCGCTGCGCGAGACCTCGATCCTGTTCGCCATGCTGATCTCGGTGCTGGCGCTGGGCGAGAAGATGACCGCTTGGCGCGCCACGGCCGCGCTCGGCATTGTCGCCGGCGTGGTCGCATTGCGCTTGGGGTAA
- a CDS encoding ABC transporter ATP-binding protein has product MAFLEIDGLKKRFGNVEILKGIDVELEKGGFLVLVGPSGCGKSTLLNTIAGLENITEGEIRVDGKAINDLHPSKRDIAMVFQSYALYPNMTVAGNIAFGMEMRGVPADERQKAIDKVAKTLQIGHLLQRKPSQLSGGQRQRVAMGRALVRDPKLFLFDEPLSNLDAKLRVDMRIEIKRLHATTGTTIVYVTHDQIEAMTLATKIAVMRDGEVQQFGTPAEIYNNPTNVFVADFMGSPAMNLIPAKIGANGSGLSVVLDREARQPITLSLPGAPAGLAAFKDKPVIFGVRPEALTDPEGAERNGSEIATADCHIEVVEPAGSDTFAVTNLGGKGVVARLRADARIQPGTSTPLAFNLSKAVFFDPATEKRIL; this is encoded by the coding sequence ATGGCTTTTCTGGAAATTGACGGACTGAAGAAGCGTTTCGGGAATGTCGAGATCCTGAAGGGCATCGACGTCGAGCTCGAAAAGGGCGGCTTCCTCGTGCTGGTCGGCCCGTCCGGCTGCGGCAAGTCCACGCTGCTCAACACCATCGCCGGCCTGGAGAACATCACCGAGGGCGAGATCCGGGTCGACGGCAAGGCGATCAACGACCTGCATCCCTCGAAGCGCGACATCGCCATGGTGTTCCAGAGCTATGCGCTCTACCCGAACATGACGGTGGCCGGAAACATCGCCTTCGGCATGGAGATGCGCGGCGTGCCGGCCGACGAGCGCCAGAAGGCAATCGACAAGGTGGCCAAAACCCTGCAGATCGGCCACCTGTTGCAGCGCAAGCCCAGCCAGCTCTCCGGCGGCCAGCGCCAGCGCGTTGCCATGGGCCGGGCGCTGGTGCGCGACCCGAAGCTGTTCCTGTTCGACGAGCCGCTCTCCAACCTCGACGCCAAGCTGCGCGTCGACATGCGCATCGAGATCAAGCGCCTGCATGCGACCACCGGCACGACGATCGTCTATGTCACCCACGACCAGATCGAGGCGATGACGCTGGCGACCAAGATCGCCGTGATGCGCGACGGCGAGGTGCAGCAATTCGGCACGCCGGCCGAGATCTACAACAACCCGACCAACGTCTTCGTCGCCGACTTCATGGGCTCGCCGGCGATGAACCTCATCCCGGCCAAAATCGGCGCCAATGGCAGCGGACTCTCCGTCGTGCTCGACCGCGAGGCGCGCCAGCCGATCACGCTGTCGCTGCCCGGCGCTCCGGCCGGCCTTGCGGCCTTCAAAGACAAGCCGGTCATCTTCGGCGTGCGGCCCGAAGCGCTGACCGATCCGGAAGGCGCCGAGCGCAACGGATCCGAGATCGCCACCGCCGATTGCCACATCGAAGTGGTCGAGCCGGCTGGATCGGACACCTTTGCCGTCACCAATCTCGGCGGCAAGGGCGTGGTGGCGCGGCTGCGGGCGGACGCCAGGATTCAGCCCGGCACCAGCACGCCGCTGGCTTTCAACCTCAGCAAGGCGGTGTTCTTCGATCCGGCGACCGAGAAGCGTATTCTCTGA
- a CDS encoding sodium:proton antiporter, which translates to MALFELTLILLLTAVALTAVSRWLEVPYPSLLALAGAGIAFLPGAPTIEIDPELALALFIAPVLLDAAYDTSLRDLKRYRLSLVLLALGAVVFTTVVVAFVGWKMAGLPIAAAIALGAIVAPPDAVAASAVLGQFKVPHRLTAILQGESLLNDATALLIYRIAVSAAIGSVMLSDAVPVILLSTVGSVAAGYMFGRISLLALIRIEDAASSTVVQFAGTFAVWIIADKIGLSAIITIVVYAITIARTGPRRMSARRRVSTYSVWESAVFVLNVLAFVLMGLQARSIVGRLSGDGQGDAFLFAAAVLAAVIVARLVWVLGYVAIMLRVARFDSEEQRRDAPTFRGAVLVGWCGMRGLVTLVAAVALPAGFPGRDPIVLAAFAVVLGTLVLQGMSLKPLLRRLNFDRDTTIDREVAQARVAIMQAALDVLSRKTSAAAAVVREQYEAQRLVAENPEDAQAATEYDRLRLYAINRQRDLLEELRRNGTIGDEAYHRLEEEIDWAELAASPAGRFQPLTTY; encoded by the coding sequence ATGGCGCTTTTCGAGCTCACCCTTATCCTCCTTCTCACCGCTGTCGCGCTGACGGCGGTGTCGCGGTGGCTGGAGGTCCCCTATCCGTCACTGCTCGCGCTTGCCGGGGCAGGGATCGCCTTCCTGCCTGGCGCACCGACCATCGAAATCGATCCGGAACTGGCGCTGGCGCTGTTCATTGCGCCGGTTCTTCTCGATGCCGCCTATGACACCTCGCTGCGCGACCTGAAGCGCTACCGGCTGTCGCTGGTGCTGTTGGCGCTCGGTGCCGTCGTCTTCACCACGGTGGTCGTTGCCTTCGTCGGCTGGAAGATGGCAGGCCTGCCGATCGCGGCGGCGATCGCGCTCGGCGCCATCGTCGCGCCCCCGGACGCGGTTGCGGCGAGCGCCGTGCTCGGCCAGTTCAAGGTGCCGCACCGCCTCACCGCCATCCTGCAGGGCGAGAGCCTGCTCAACGACGCCACGGCGCTGCTGATCTACCGGATCGCGGTTTCGGCCGCGATCGGCTCGGTGATGTTGAGCGACGCAGTGCCGGTTATCCTGCTGTCCACGGTCGGCAGCGTTGCCGCCGGCTATATGTTCGGCCGCATCTCGCTGCTCGCGCTCATCCGCATCGAGGATGCGGCAAGCAGCACCGTCGTGCAGTTTGCCGGAACCTTTGCCGTCTGGATCATCGCCGACAAGATCGGCCTTTCGGCCATCATCACCATCGTCGTCTATGCCATCACCATCGCGCGCACGGGGCCGCGCCGCATGTCGGCGAGACGCCGCGTCAGCACCTATTCGGTCTGGGAGTCGGCGGTGTTCGTGCTCAACGTTCTGGCTTTCGTGCTCATGGGCCTGCAGGCGCGGTCGATCGTCGGCCGGCTCTCCGGCGATGGGCAGGGCGATGCCTTCCTCTTTGCCGCGGCGGTGCTGGCCGCCGTCATCGTGGCGCGCCTGGTGTGGGTGCTGGGTTATGTCGCGATCATGCTGCGGGTCGCCCGCTTTGACAGCGAAGAGCAAAGGCGGGACGCGCCGACGTTTCGCGGCGCCGTGCTCGTCGGCTGGTGCGGCATGCGCGGGCTGGTGACGCTGGTCGCGGCCGTTGCCCTGCCTGCCGGCTTCCCCGGCCGTGATCCGATCGTGCTCGCCGCCTTCGCCGTCGTGCTCGGCACGCTGGTGCTGCAGGGCATGAGCCTGAAGCCCTTGCTGCGCCGGCTCAACTTCGATCGGGATACGACGATCGACCGCGAAGTGGCGCAGGCACGCGTCGCCATCATGCAAGCCGCGCTCGATGTGCTGAGCCGCAAGACGTCGGCCGCGGCGGCGGTGGTGCGCGAGCAGTACGAGGCGCAGCGCCTGGTAGCGGAAAACCCGGAGGACGCGCAGGCGGCGACCGAATACGACCGGCTGCGTCTCTATGCCATCAACCGCCAGCGCGACCTGCTCGAGGAGTTGCGCCGCAACGGCACGATCGGCGACGAGGCCTATCACCGGCTGGAAGAAGAGATCGACTGGGCCGAGCTGGCGGCGTCGCCGGCGGGGCGCTTCCAGCCGCTTACCACTTATTAG
- a CDS encoding GMC family oxidoreductase N-terminal domain-containing protein, whose amino-acid sequence MADYIIVGAGPAGCVLANRLSEDPSNSVVLLEAGGKDWHPLIHMPAGFAKMTKGIASWGWSTVPQKNMKDRVFWYTQAKVVGGGSSINAQIYTRGNARDYDAWEKEEGLAGWGYRDVLPYFKRAENNQRFANDFHGDQGPLGVSNPISPLPICEAYFRAGQEMGIPFNPDFNGAVQEGVGYYQLTQKDARRSSASVAYLKPIRDRKNLTVRTDVLVTRVVVEKGRAIGVEIVDKPGGEMTILRAEREVIVSSGAIGSPKLLLQSGIGPADHLKSVGVTPVHDLPGVGSNMQDHLDLFVIAECTGDHTYDNYAKLHRTMWAGLQYLLLKKGPVASSLFETGGFWYADPTTASPDIQFHLGLGSGIEAGVEKLKNPGVTLNSAFLRPRSRGTVRLKSADPADHPRIDPNYWSDPYDRDMSIKGLRLAREIMRQKALQPYVLREVLPGPALQSDDDLFDYACRTSKTDHHPVGTCRMGHDAMSVVTPDLRLRGIEGLRVCDASVMPRVPSSNTNAPTIMVGEKGADLILGREPLPPAVFKGNQAA is encoded by the coding sequence ATGGCTGACTACATCATCGTTGGCGCCGGTCCGGCCGGCTGCGTTCTCGCCAACCGGCTGAGCGAGGATCCGTCGAATTCCGTCGTGCTGCTCGAAGCCGGCGGCAAGGACTGGCATCCGCTGATCCACATGCCGGCGGGCTTCGCCAAGATGACCAAGGGCATCGCTTCCTGGGGCTGGTCGACCGTGCCGCAGAAGAACATGAAGGACCGCGTCTTCTGGTACACGCAGGCCAAGGTGGTCGGCGGCGGCTCCTCGATCAACGCCCAGATTTACACCCGCGGCAATGCGCGCGACTATGACGCCTGGGAGAAGGAGGAGGGTCTCGCCGGCTGGGGCTATCGCGACGTGCTGCCCTATTTCAAGCGTGCCGAGAACAACCAGCGCTTCGCCAATGATTTCCACGGTGACCAGGGCCCGCTCGGCGTCTCCAACCCGATCTCGCCGCTGCCGATCTGCGAGGCCTATTTCCGCGCCGGCCAGGAGATGGGCATCCCCTTCAATCCGGACTTCAACGGCGCTGTCCAAGAGGGTGTCGGCTACTACCAGCTTACCCAGAAGGATGCGCGGCGCTCCTCTGCGTCGGTCGCGTATCTGAAGCCGATCCGCGACCGCAAGAACCTGACGGTCCGGACCGACGTGCTGGTCACCCGCGTCGTCGTCGAGAAGGGCCGCGCCATCGGTGTCGAGATCGTCGACAAACCAGGTGGCGAGATGACGATCCTGCGCGCCGAACGTGAAGTGATCGTCTCCTCCGGCGCCATCGGCTCGCCGAAGCTTCTGCTGCAGTCCGGCATCGGCCCGGCCGACCATTTGAAGTCTGTCGGCGTGACGCCCGTCCACGACCTGCCCGGGGTCGGCTCCAACATGCAGGACCATCTCGACCTGTTCGTCATTGCCGAATGCACCGGCGACCACACCTATGACAACTACGCCAAGCTGCACCGCACCATGTGGGCCGGCCTGCAATATCTGCTTTTGAAGAAGGGCCCGGTCGCCTCCAGCCTGTTCGAAACCGGCGGCTTCTGGTACGCCGACCCGACGACCGCCTCGCCGGACATCCAGTTCCATCTCGGCCTCGGCTCCGGCATCGAAGCCGGCGTCGAGAAGCTGAAGAATCCGGGCGTGACGCTGAACTCCGCCTTCCTGCGCCCGCGCTCGCGCGGCACGGTGCGGCTGAAAAGCGCCGACCCGGCCGATCATCCGCGGATTGATCCGAACTACTGGTCCGACCCGTATGATCGCGACATGTCGATCAAGGGCCTGCGCCTGGCGCGCGAGATCATGCGGCAGAAGGCGCTGCAGCCCTATGTGCTGCGCGAGGTTCTGCCCGGCCCGGCCCTGCAAAGCGACGACGATCTCTTCGACTATGCCTGCCGCACGTCGAAGACAGACCACCATCCGGTCGGCACCTGCCGTATGGGTCATGACGCAATGAGCGTGGTGACGCCGGACCTCAGGCTGCGCGGCATAGAAGGCCTGCGCGTCTGCGACGCTTCGGTGATGCCGCGTGTCCCGTCCTCGAACACCAACGCGCCGACCATCATGGTCGGCGAAAAGGGCGCCGACCTGATCCTCGGCCGCGAGCCGCTGCCGCCGGCTGTGTTCAAGGGCAACCAGGCGGCTTGA